The Pan paniscus chromosome 1, NHGRI_mPanPan1-v2.0_pri, whole genome shotgun sequence genome has a segment encoding these proteins:
- the CSF1 gene encoding macrophage colony-stimulating factor 1 isoform X1 produces MTAPGAAGRCPPTTWLGSLLLLVCLLASRSITEEVSEYCSHMIGSGHLQSLQQLIDSQMETSCQITFEFVDQEQLKDPVCYLKKAFLLVQDIMEDTMRFRDNTPNAIAIVQLQELSLRLKSCFTKDYEEHDKACVRTFYETPLQLLEKVKNVFNETKNLLDKDWNIFSKNCNNSFAECSSQDVVTKPDCNCLYPKAIPSSDPASVSPHQPLAPSMAPVAGLTWEDSEGTEGSSLLPGEQPLHTVDPGSAKQRPPRSTCQSFELPETPVVKDSTISGSPQPRPSGAFNPGMEDILDSAMGTNWVPEEASGEASEIPVPQGTELSPSRPGGGSMQTEPARPSNFLSASSPLPASAKGQQPADVTGTALPRVGPVRPTGQDWNHTPQKTDHPSALLRDPPEPGSPRISSPRPQGLRNPSTLSAQPQLSRSHSSGSVLPLGELEGRRSTRDRRSPAEPEGGPASEGAARPLPRFNSVPLTDTGHERQSEGSSSPQLQESVFHLLVPSVILVLLAVGGLLFYRWRRRSHQEPQRVDSPLEQPEGSPLTQDDRQVELPV; encoded by the exons ATGACCGCGCCGGGCGCCGCCGGGCGCTGCCCTCCCACG ACATGGCTGGGCTCCCTGCTGTTGTTGGTCTGTCTCCTGGCGAGCAGGAGTATCACCGAGGAGGTGTCGGAGTACTGTAGCCACATGATTGGGAGTGGACACCTGCAGTCACTGCAGCAGCTG ATTGACAGTCAGATGGAGACCTCGTGCCAAATTACCTTTGAGTTTGTAGACCAGGAACAGTTG AAAGATCCAGTGTGCTACCTTAAGAAGGCATTTCTCCTGGTACAAGACATAATGGAGGACACCATGCGCTTCAGAGATAACACCCCCAATGCCATCGCCATTGTGCAGCTGCAGGAACTCTCTTTGAGACTGAAGAGCTGCTTCACCAAGGATTATGAAGAGCATGACAAG GCCTGCGTCCGAACTTTCTATGAGACACCTCTCCAGTTGCTGGAGAAGGTCAAGAATGTCTTTAATGAAACAAAGAATCTCCTTGACAAGGACTGGAATATTTTCAGCAAGAACTGCAACAACAGCTTTGCTGAATGCTCCAGCCAAG ATGTGGTGACCAAGCCCGATTGCAACTGCCTGTACCCCAAAGCCATCCCTAGCAGTGACCCGGCCTCTGTCTCCCCTCATCAGCCCCTCGCCCCCTCCATGGCCCCTGTGGCTGGCTTGACCTGGGAGGACTCTGAGGGAACTGAGGGCAGCTCCCTCTTGCCTGGTGAGCAGCCCCTGCACACAGTGGATCCAGGCAGTGCCAAGCAGCGGCCACCCAGGAGCACCTGCCAGAGCTTTGAGCTGCCAGAGACCCCAGTTGTCAAGGACAGCACCATCagtggctcaccacagcctcgccCCTCTGGGGCCTTCAACCCCGGGATGGAGGATATTCTTGACTCTGCAATGGGCACTAATTGGGTCCCAGAAGAAGCCTCTGGAGAGGCCAGTGAGATTCCTGTACCCCAAGGGACAGAGCTTTCCCCCTCCAGGCCAGGAGGGGGCAGCATGCAGACAGAGCCCGCCAGACCCAGCAACTTCCTCTCAGCATCTTCTCCACTCCCTGCATCAGCAAAGGGCCAACAGCCGGCAGATGTAACTGGTACCGCCTTGCCCAGGGTGGGCCCCGTGAGGCCCACTGGCCAGGACTGGAATCACACCCCCCAGAAGACAGACCATCCATCTGCCCTGCTCAGAGACCCCCCGGAGCCAGGCTCTCCCAGGATCTCATCACCGCGCCCCCAGGGCCTCAGGAACCCCTCCACCCTCTCTGCTCAGCCACAGCTTTCCAGAAGCCACTCCTCGGGCAGCGTGCTGCCCCTTGGGGagctggagggcaggaggagcACCAGGGATCGGAGGAGCCCCGCAGAGCCAGAAGGAGGACCAGCAAGTGAAGGGGCAGCCAGGCCCCTGCCCCGTTTTAACTCCGTTCCTTTGACTGACACAGGCCATGAGAGGCAGTCCGAGGGATCCTCCAGCCCGCAGCTCCAGGAGTCTGTCTTCCACCTGCTGGTGCCCAGTGTCATCCTGGTCTTGCTGGCCGTCGGAGGCCTCTTGTTTTACAGGTGGAGGCGGCGG AGCCATCAAGAGCCTCAGAGAGTGGATTCTCCCTTGGAGCAGCCAGAGGGCAG CCCCCTGACTCAGGATGACAGACAGGTGGAACTGCCAGTGTAG
- the CSF1 gene encoding macrophage colony-stimulating factor 1 isoform X3 produces the protein MTAPGAAGRCPPTTWLGSLLLLVCLLASRSITEEVSEYCSHMIGSGHLQSLQQLIDSQMETSCQITFEFVDQEQLKDPVCYLKKAFLLVQDIMEDTMRFRDNTPNAIAIVQLQELSLRLKSCFTKDYEEHDKACVRTFYETPLQLLEKVKNVFNETKNLLDKDWNIFSKNCNNSFAECSSQGHERQSEGSSSPQLQESVFHLLVPSVILVLLAVGGLLFYRWRRRSHQEPQRVDSPLEQPEGSPLTQDDRQVELPV, from the exons ATGACCGCGCCGGGCGCCGCCGGGCGCTGCCCTCCCACG ACATGGCTGGGCTCCCTGCTGTTGTTGGTCTGTCTCCTGGCGAGCAGGAGTATCACCGAGGAGGTGTCGGAGTACTGTAGCCACATGATTGGGAGTGGACACCTGCAGTCACTGCAGCAGCTG ATTGACAGTCAGATGGAGACCTCGTGCCAAATTACCTTTGAGTTTGTAGACCAGGAACAGTTG AAAGATCCAGTGTGCTACCTTAAGAAGGCATTTCTCCTGGTACAAGACATAATGGAGGACACCATGCGCTTCAGAGATAACACCCCCAATGCCATCGCCATTGTGCAGCTGCAGGAACTCTCTTTGAGACTGAAGAGCTGCTTCACCAAGGATTATGAAGAGCATGACAAG GCCTGCGTCCGAACTTTCTATGAGACACCTCTCCAGTTGCTGGAGAAGGTCAAGAATGTCTTTAATGAAACAAAGAATCTCCTTGACAAGGACTGGAATATTTTCAGCAAGAACTGCAACAACAGCTTTGCTGAATGCTCCAGCCAAG GCCATGAGAGGCAGTCCGAGGGATCCTCCAGCCCGCAGCTCCAGGAGTCTGTCTTCCACCTGCTGGTGCCCAGTGTCATCCTGGTCTTGCTGGCCGTCGGAGGCCTCTTGTTTTACAGGTGGAGGCGGCGG AGCCATCAAGAGCCTCAGAGAGTGGATTCTCCCTTGGAGCAGCCAGAGGGCAG CCCCCTGACTCAGGATGACAGACAGGTGGAACTGCCAGTGTAG
- the CSF1 gene encoding macrophage colony-stimulating factor 1 isoform X2, with product MLYHQTWLGSLLLLVCLLASRSITEEVSEYCSHMIGSGHLQSLQQLIDSQMETSCQITFEFVDQEQLKDPVCYLKKAFLLVQDIMEDTMRFRDNTPNAIAIVQLQELSLRLKSCFTKDYEEHDKACVRTFYETPLQLLEKVKNVFNETKNLLDKDWNIFSKNCNNSFAECSSQDVVTKPDCNCLYPKAIPSSDPASVSPHQPLAPSMAPVAGLTWEDSEGTEGSSLLPGEQPLHTVDPGSAKQRPPRSTCQSFELPETPVVKDSTISGSPQPRPSGAFNPGMEDILDSAMGTNWVPEEASGEASEIPVPQGTELSPSRPGGGSMQTEPARPSNFLSASSPLPASAKGQQPADVTGTALPRVGPVRPTGQDWNHTPQKTDHPSALLRDPPEPGSPRISSPRPQGLRNPSTLSAQPQLSRSHSSGSVLPLGELEGRRSTRDRRSPAEPEGGPASEGAARPLPRFNSVPLTDTGHERQSEGSSSPQLQESVFHLLVPSVILVLLAVGGLLFYRWRRRSHQEPQRVDSPLEQPEGSPLTQDDRQVELPV from the exons ATGCTGTATCATCAG ACATGGCTGGGCTCCCTGCTGTTGTTGGTCTGTCTCCTGGCGAGCAGGAGTATCACCGAGGAGGTGTCGGAGTACTGTAGCCACATGATTGGGAGTGGACACCTGCAGTCACTGCAGCAGCTG ATTGACAGTCAGATGGAGACCTCGTGCCAAATTACCTTTGAGTTTGTAGACCAGGAACAGTTG AAAGATCCAGTGTGCTACCTTAAGAAGGCATTTCTCCTGGTACAAGACATAATGGAGGACACCATGCGCTTCAGAGATAACACCCCCAATGCCATCGCCATTGTGCAGCTGCAGGAACTCTCTTTGAGACTGAAGAGCTGCTTCACCAAGGATTATGAAGAGCATGACAAG GCCTGCGTCCGAACTTTCTATGAGACACCTCTCCAGTTGCTGGAGAAGGTCAAGAATGTCTTTAATGAAACAAAGAATCTCCTTGACAAGGACTGGAATATTTTCAGCAAGAACTGCAACAACAGCTTTGCTGAATGCTCCAGCCAAG ATGTGGTGACCAAGCCCGATTGCAACTGCCTGTACCCCAAAGCCATCCCTAGCAGTGACCCGGCCTCTGTCTCCCCTCATCAGCCCCTCGCCCCCTCCATGGCCCCTGTGGCTGGCTTGACCTGGGAGGACTCTGAGGGAACTGAGGGCAGCTCCCTCTTGCCTGGTGAGCAGCCCCTGCACACAGTGGATCCAGGCAGTGCCAAGCAGCGGCCACCCAGGAGCACCTGCCAGAGCTTTGAGCTGCCAGAGACCCCAGTTGTCAAGGACAGCACCATCagtggctcaccacagcctcgccCCTCTGGGGCCTTCAACCCCGGGATGGAGGATATTCTTGACTCTGCAATGGGCACTAATTGGGTCCCAGAAGAAGCCTCTGGAGAGGCCAGTGAGATTCCTGTACCCCAAGGGACAGAGCTTTCCCCCTCCAGGCCAGGAGGGGGCAGCATGCAGACAGAGCCCGCCAGACCCAGCAACTTCCTCTCAGCATCTTCTCCACTCCCTGCATCAGCAAAGGGCCAACAGCCGGCAGATGTAACTGGTACCGCCTTGCCCAGGGTGGGCCCCGTGAGGCCCACTGGCCAGGACTGGAATCACACCCCCCAGAAGACAGACCATCCATCTGCCCTGCTCAGAGACCCCCCGGAGCCAGGCTCTCCCAGGATCTCATCACCGCGCCCCCAGGGCCTCAGGAACCCCTCCACCCTCTCTGCTCAGCCACAGCTTTCCAGAAGCCACTCCTCGGGCAGCGTGCTGCCCCTTGGGGagctggagggcaggaggagcACCAGGGATCGGAGGAGCCCCGCAGAGCCAGAAGGAGGACCAGCAAGTGAAGGGGCAGCCAGGCCCCTGCCCCGTTTTAACTCCGTTCCTTTGACTGACACAGGCCATGAGAGGCAGTCCGAGGGATCCTCCAGCCCGCAGCTCCAGGAGTCTGTCTTCCACCTGCTGGTGCCCAGTGTCATCCTGGTCTTGCTGGCCGTCGGAGGCCTCTTGTTTTACAGGTGGAGGCGGCGG AGCCATCAAGAGCCTCAGAGAGTGGATTCTCCCTTGGAGCAGCCAGAGGGCAG CCCCCTGACTCAGGATGACAGACAGGTGGAACTGCCAGTGTAG